The Candidatus Neomarinimicrobiota bacterium region GTGTTTTCTTTTCTTTTAATTCGTGTTTTTCGTTTATTTCGTTGTTAATCAAAGTTTTTCGATGATTGCGTTAGCCATTTGTGATGTTGATGCAGCGCCATTTTCAACCACATCAGCCTTCCCCCGCATTTTTGCCATATCATATGTTCTGATTTTTCCTTCGGCTACAACATCGGCAACTGCTTTCCGGATTTTTGATGCAATGTCCTGTTCATCAATGAAGTCCAGCATCATGCAGGCGGATTCAACCATGGCAATTGGATTAACTATCGAAACAGGATAATCCGCATATTTCGGTGCACTTCCATGGGTTGGCTCAAACACACCCACACCTGTTTCAGGATTGTATTGGGCACTGCAGGCAAAACCAAGCCCACCAATAAGTCCCGCAAAACCATCAGAAACAATATCGCCAAACATATTCCCGGCAACAATCACACCGTAATTTTCCGGATTTTTAGTCAGCCACATCATTTGAGCATCAATGTTTGTATTCCAAAGTGCGATATCGGAAAAATCTGCTTTTTGAATTTCCTGTGCCATTTTATACATCATTCCAGACGTTTCTCTGATAACATTAGGTTTTTCACAAACAGTGACAGATTTATAGCTGTATTTTTTAGCATGTTCAAACGCAGCCCGCAAAATTCTTTCTGTGGCATTTTTAGTGAATATCCTCGTTGATACAGAAATTTCCTCTTTGGGTGAGTCACCGAAATTCTGTTGAAATTTAGGATGAGTCATGAGTGCATCATATACCTGCGGTGGTGGGTCACTCCACTCTACTCCGCCATATAACCCTTCCGTATTCTGGCGAAATATTGCTACATCCACTTCTGGCTCATCAATTACATCTCCAACACCTCTGCGTATGAAATTCAACGGATTTCCAGTATACGTCCGACACGGGCGCAAACAGATGTCCAGTCCAAAATGTTGACGCAAACCCACAATCGGACTGGAATACACCAATCCTTTTTCCTGTAAATCAGATGAGAGTTCATCAAACGCTTCATCCTTGGGTTTGGATGTAATAGCACCAAATAGAGCGATTTTATGTTCTTCAAGCAAATCAAGGGTTCTTTGTGGCAAGGGATTTCCTTCTGTTTTCCAAAATTCCCAGCCGATATCTCCTTCAACATAGTCAGCTTCAAATCCAGCCGAATCCAAGACGCGTAATGTTTCTTCTAATACAACTTTACCGATACCGTCTCCGGGCATTTTTACGATTGTTCTATTTGCCATTTTTTCTCCTTATTAACAACGAATTAAACGAATATAACGAAACAATTAAGAGCATCTATCATTGATTGATTTCATGATATTATTTGAAATTTTATTTATTTAGTACTGACAGCCGTTTAAATTGAATAGGTATTTTACCAAAATTTATTACATACCAACTTCGTAATCTGATGCTTTCAAGTAATTGACTAATTGAGCATAATGATTGGGATGAAGTGTTTCCACTGCTTTTAATTCTAAAATAATTTTATTCTCTACAACTATATCTGCAAAATACTCACCAACATTTTCACTCCGAAAAAACACATTGATTAACTTTTGTTGTTCCATTTTAAGTCCAATGGATTTTAAAGCAATAATCAACGAATTTTCATACACTTTTTCAAGAAAACCAATCCCTAATTCCTTTTGAACTTCAATGGCAGTTTTAATGATTAAATCTGATAAATTTTTATGTAATATTTTCATTGTTTATATTTCAATAACCAAATTCGTTTGTTTCGTTTTGTTCGTTGTGAATCTCACATTTATTCCATTCGTTTGCTTCGTTT contains the following coding sequences:
- a CDS encoding isocitrate/isopropylmalate dehydrogenase family protein, which codes for MANRTIVKMPGDGIGKVVLEETLRVLDSAGFEADYVEGDIGWEFWKTEGNPLPQRTLDLLEEHKIALFGAITSKPKDEAFDELSSDLQEKGLVYSSPIVGLRQHFGLDICLRPCRTYTGNPLNFIRRGVGDVIDEPEVDVAIFRQNTEGLYGGVEWSDPPPQVYDALMTHPKFQQNFGDSPKEEISVSTRIFTKNATERILRAAFEHAKKYSYKSVTVCEKPNVIRETSGMMYKMAQEIQKADFSDIALWNTNIDAQMMWLTKNPENYGVIVAGNMFGDIVSDGFAGLIGGLGFACSAQYNPETGVGVFEPTHGSAPKYADYPVSIVNPIAMVESACMMLDFIDEQDIASKIRKAVADVVAEGKIRTYDMAKMRGKADVVENGAASTSQMANAIIEKL